The Gadus macrocephalus chromosome 20, ASM3116895v1 genome includes a region encoding these proteins:
- the b3galt1b gene encoding beta-1,3-galactosyltransferase 1 has product MPSKVSCLYLLTVVCWASALWYLSISRPSSTYVGQMHIPIRKAPKPPRNETFSNIHTRPLNPHAFRFVINEPKKCEEVPPFLVILISTTHKEFDARQAIRETWGDEGSFGDVRIVTLFLLGRNTDAILNQMVEQESQIFHDIVVEDFVDSYHNLTLKTMMGMRWVSTYCPKAQYILKTDSDIFVNMDNLIYKLLKPTTKPRRRYFTGYVINGGPIRDMRSKWYMPRDLYPDSKYPPFCSGTGYVFSADVAELIFKTSLHTRLIHLEDVYVGLCLRKLGVHPYQNSGFNHWKMAYSLCRYRRVFTVHQISPEEMHRIWNDMSSKKHLRC; this is encoded by the coding sequence ATGCCTTCCAAGGTCTCGTGTTTGTACCTTCTGACGGTGGTCTGCTGGGCGAGTGCTCTGTGGTATCTGAGCATCTCGCGCCCGTCCTCCACCTACGTGGGCCAGATGCACATCCCAATCCGCAAGGCCCCGAAGCCGCCCAGGAACGAGACCTTCAGCAACATCCACACACGGCCCCTCAACCCCCACGCCTTCCGCTTCGTCATCAATGAGCCAAAGAAGTGCGAGGAGGTTCCCCCCTTCCTGGTGATCCtcatcagcaccacccacaAGGAGTTTGACGCCCGGCAGGCCATCCGGGAGACCTGGGGCGACGAGGGCTCCTTCGGCGACGTCCGCATCGTCACGCTCTTCCTGCTGGGCAGGAACACTGACGCTATCCTGAACCAGATGGTGGAGCAGGAGAGCCAGATCTTCCACGACATCGTGGTGGAGGACTTCGTGGACTCATACCACAACCTGACGCTGAAGACCATGATGGGCATGCGCTGGGTGTCCACCTACTGCCCCAAGGCCCAGTACATCCTGAAGACAGACAGCGACATCTTCGTCAACATGGACAACCTGATCTACAAGCTCCTCAAGCCCACCACCAAGCCCCGGCGGAGGTACTTCACAGGCTACGTCATCAACGGGGGTCCGATCCGGGACATGCGCAGTAAGTGGTACATGCCCAGGGACCTGTACCCAGACAGCAAGTACCCGCCCTTCTGCTCGGGCACGGGCTACGTGTTCTCGGCGGACGTGGCCGAACTTATCTTCAAGACTTCGCTGCACACCAGGCTGATCCACCTGGAGGACGTGTACGTTGGCCTGTGTCTGCGCAAGCTGGGCGTCCATCCGTACCAGAACAGTGGCTTCAACCACTGGAAGATGGCGTACAGTCTGTGCCGGTACCGTCGCGTCTTCACCGTCCACCAGATCTCCCCGGAGGAGATGCACCGCATCTGGAATGACATGTCAAGCAAGAAGCACCTGCGATGTTAG